In Mastomys coucha isolate ucsf_1 unplaced genomic scaffold, UCSF_Mcou_1 pScaffold20, whole genome shotgun sequence, one DNA window encodes the following:
- the Lmcd1 gene encoding LIM and cysteine-rich domains protein 1 — MAKVAKDLNPGVQKMSLGQQQSARGVACLRCKGMCSGFEPHSWRKICKSCKCSQEEHCLSSDLEDDRKIGRLLMDSKYATLTARVKGGDGIRIYKRNRMIMTNPIATGKDPTFDTITYEWAPPGVTQKLGLQYMELIPKEKQPVTGTEGALYRRRQLMHQLPIYDQDPSRCRGLVENELKAMEEFVKQYKSEALGVGEVALPGQGGLPKEENKTQEKPEGTETTAPTTNGSLGDPSKEVEYVCELCKEAAPADSPVVYADRAGYSKQWHPTCFLCIKCSEPLVDLIYFWKDGAPWCGRHYCESMRPRCSGCDEIIFSEDYQRVEDLAWHRKHFICEGCEQLLSGRAYIVTKGQLLCPTCSKSKRS; from the exons ATGTCCCTGGGCCAGCAGCAGTCGGCAAGAGGAGTGGCTTGTCTGCGGTGCAAGGGAATGTGCTCCGGCTTCGAGCCTCATTCGTGGAG GAAAATATGCAAGTCTTGTAAATGCAGTCAGGAGGAGCACTGCCTAAGCTCTGACCTGGAGGATGATCGGAAGATTGGGCGCCTGCTGATGGACTCCAAGTACGCCACTCTCACTGCCAGGGTGAAAGGGGGAGACGGCATTCGCATCTATAAGAGAAACCGCATGATCATGACCAACCCCATTGCTACCGGCAAAGACCCCACCTTTGACACTATCACCTATGAGTGGGCTCCCCCAGGAGTCACCCAGAAACTG GGCCTGCAATACATGGAGCTCATACCCAAGGAGAAGCAACCTGTGACAGGTACTGAGGGTGCCCTCTACCGCCGACGCCAGCTCATGCACCAGCTCCCTATCTATGATCAAGACCCCTCTCGATGCCGTGGACTTGTGGAGAATGAGCTGAAAGCTATGGAAGAATTCGTCAAGCAGTACAAGAGCGAGGCTCTTGGGGTAGGCGAGGTGGCCCTCCCTGGGCAGGGAGGCTTGcccaaggaagaaaacaagacacaggaaaagccagagggcacagagaccacTGCCCCAACCACCAATGGCAGCCTGGGTGACCCATCCAAGGAAGTGGAATAT GTCTGTGAGCTCTGCAAGGAAGCAGCCCCTGCTGACAGCCCTGTGGTCTATGCTGACAGGGCTGGATACAGCAAGCAGTGGCACCCCACGTGCTTTCTGTGTATCAAGTGCTCAGAGCCACTGGTGGACCTCATCTACTTCTGGAAGGATGGTGCACCCTGGTGTGGCCGCCACTACTGCGAGAGCATGAGGCCCCGATGCTCAGGCTGTGATGAG ATCATCTTCTCAGAAGACTACCAGCGCGTGGAAGACCTGGCCTGGCATCGGAAACACTTCATTTGTGAGGGCTGTGAGCAGCTGCTGAGCGGCCGTGCGTACATAGTCACCAAGGGTCAGCTCCTGTGCCCTACATGCAGCAAATCCAAACGCTCCTGA